The proteins below are encoded in one region of Sphingobium yanoikuyae:
- a CDS encoding phosphoribosyltransferase, which yields MTQPILTDIPMESFLSHIDAVAGAIAKSDWRPDYIVGVGRGGLVPATYLSHAISQPMLSVDLSAQVVGFCDELLDKLVAMALDGSRLLFVDDINDSGRTINQLRAALAGAPADHLRFAVLIDNVSSAAKVEYRATTIDRVVTKDWFVFPWEAVASRASILSDWGEVPERTS from the coding sequence ATGACCCAACCGATCCTGACCGACATTCCGATGGAGAGCTTCCTCTCCCACATCGACGCCGTGGCCGGCGCGATCGCCAAATCGGACTGGCGGCCCGACTATATTGTCGGCGTCGGGCGCGGCGGGCTGGTGCCGGCCACCTATCTGTCCCACGCCATCAGCCAGCCGATGCTGTCGGTCGACCTGTCGGCCCAGGTCGTGGGCTTTTGCGACGAACTGCTCGACAAGCTGGTGGCGATGGCCCTTGACGGATCGCGCCTGCTGTTCGTCGACGACATCAATGACAGCGGCCGCACGATCAACCAGTTGCGCGCGGCGCTGGCCGGCGCGCCGGCCGATCATCTGCGCTTTGCCGTGCTGATCGACAATGTCAGCTCGGCCGCGAAGGTCGAATATCGCGCGACCACGATCGACCGTGTCGTCACCAAGGACTGGTTCGTCTTTCCCTGGGAAGCGGTCGCCAGCCGCGCGTCGATCCTGTCGGACTGGGGCGAAGTGCCCGAACGGACCAGCTGA
- a CDS encoding bile acid:sodium symporter family protein — protein sequence MTRLRLILDPFLVLLLCTVALASVLPARGQGAHLASIVADAGIVLLFFLHGAKLSREAIWGGAKAWQLHLATLGTTFLFFPLVGILLQQIGAIPENMRAGLLFLALLPSTVQSSIAFTAIARGNVAAAVVSASFSNLLGIVLTPLLVALLMQRGGSNLISLSSVEGIMLQLLLPFVLGHLARPWIGGFVSRHKTLVGRVDRTSILLVVYSAFSAAVVEGLWHRVSRAELALLALLCIAMLVIVLLFTWGLGRLLGFSREDAIVLQFCGSKKSLASGVPIAGVLFPAAAVGPIILPVMLFHQIQLMACALLARRYGAQAADRADSQMATIS from the coding sequence ATGACTCGCCTGCGCCTGATCCTCGATCCCTTCCTCGTCCTGCTGCTCTGCACCGTTGCCCTAGCGTCGGTCCTGCCCGCCCGCGGCCAGGGCGCCCATCTCGCCTCGATCGTTGCGGATGCCGGCATCGTGCTGCTTTTTTTCCTGCATGGGGCAAAATTGTCGCGCGAGGCGATCTGGGGCGGCGCCAAGGCGTGGCAACTCCATCTCGCGACTCTGGGCACGACCTTCCTCTTCTTCCCGCTGGTCGGCATCCTGCTGCAACAGATCGGCGCGATCCCGGAGAATATGCGCGCGGGCCTGCTGTTCCTGGCGCTGCTGCCATCGACGGTGCAAAGCTCGATCGCCTTTACCGCGATTGCGCGCGGCAATGTCGCCGCGGCGGTGGTCAGCGCCTCCTTCTCCAACCTGCTCGGCATCGTGCTGACGCCGCTGCTGGTGGCATTGCTGATGCAGCGCGGCGGCAGCAACCTCATCTCCCTTTCCTCGGTCGAGGGGATCATGCTGCAATTGCTGCTGCCCTTCGTGCTGGGCCATCTTGCCCGCCCCTGGATCGGCGGCTTCGTGTCGCGGCACAAGACGCTGGTCGGCCGGGTCGATCGTACATCGATCCTGCTGGTGGTCTATTCCGCCTTCAGCGCGGCGGTGGTCGAAGGGCTGTGGCACCGGGTCTCGCGCGCGGAGCTGGCGCTGCTCGCGCTGCTCTGCATCGCCATGCTGGTGATCGTGCTGCTCTTCACCTGGGGGCTTGGCCGGCTGCTCGGCTTTTCCCGCGAGGATGCGATCGTGCTGCAATTCTGTGGCTCGAAGAAGAGCCTCGCTTCGGGCGTGCCGATCGCCGGTGTCCTATTCCCCGCAGCGGCCGTCGGGCCGATCATCCTGCCGGTCATGCTGTTCCACCAGATTCAGCTGATGGCTTGTGCCCTGCTGGCACGGCGCTATGGGGCGCAGGCGGCCGATAGGGCCGATTCGCAGATGGCAACCATATCATGA
- a CDS encoding enoyl-CoA hydratase — translation MSDHIAIIETNGVLEIHIDRPDKKNALTGPMYRTMTAALADASSRPEIGVVLFAGRGDAFCAGNDLKDFMAGPEGGAAAFDFISAIAAFDKPIVAAVQGLAVGVGTTMLFHCDLVYAAPDARFVMPFVNLGIVPEAGSSLLAPAIMGHARAAAMLMLGEPMDAEGADRAGFVTAIVTGEALLDHARAKAAALMAKPPQALMATRRLMKGDPAALQARIAEEARLFREALASPEAQEAFMAFFEKRAPVFKRA, via the coding sequence GTGAGCGACCATATCGCCATCATCGAGACGAACGGCGTGCTCGAAATCCATATCGACCGGCCCGACAAGAAGAATGCACTGACCGGGCCGATGTACCGGACGATGACGGCGGCGCTTGCCGATGCGTCGAGCCGGCCGGAGATTGGCGTGGTGCTGTTCGCGGGGCGGGGCGACGCCTTTTGCGCCGGCAATGACCTCAAGGACTTCATGGCCGGTCCGGAGGGCGGCGCTGCCGCCTTCGACTTCATCAGCGCCATCGCTGCCTTCGACAAGCCGATCGTCGCGGCAGTGCAGGGGCTGGCCGTGGGCGTCGGCACCACCATGCTGTTCCATTGCGACCTGGTCTATGCTGCGCCCGACGCGCGTTTCGTCATGCCCTTCGTCAATCTGGGCATCGTGCCGGAGGCCGGCTCCAGCCTGCTCGCGCCCGCCATCATGGGCCATGCCAGGGCGGCCGCGATGCTGATGCTGGGCGAACCGATGGATGCGGAAGGGGCGGATCGCGCCGGTTTCGTGACGGCGATCGTGACAGGGGAGGCGCTGCTCGACCATGCCCGCGCCAAGGCGGCGGCGTTGATGGCCAAGCCGCCCCAGGCGCTGATGGCGACGCGCCGGCTGATGAAGGGCGATCCCGCCGCCTTGCAGGCCCGGATCGCGGAGGAAGCCCGGCTGTTCCGCGAAGCACTGGCCTCGCCCGAGGCGCAGGAGGCGTTCATGGCCTTTTTCGAAAAGCGCGCGCCGGTCTTCAAGCGGGCCTGA
- a CDS encoding DMT family transporter → MLHNAALDKSPAPRLMIGRPELALIGITVLWGATFLIVHHAMQQSGPLFFVGMRFGTAALLALPLAWPVMRGLTARELLAGSMIGLGIFCGYTLQTWALQTISSSTSAFITAAYVPLVPILQWAILRRRPRWTSWVGVALAFAGLILIAAPREGLSLGKGEALTLISTLAIALEIIFISLWAGKVDIARVTLVQLAVTSLLAFGLMAPMGEAIPPFSWTVILSACGLGAMTALIQFVMNWAQRTVSPTRATLIYAGEPVWAGILGRIAGDRQPATALAGALLIIAAVIVSELKFERRGKD, encoded by the coding sequence ATGTTGCACAATGCCGCCCTCGACAAGAGCCCTGCGCCCCGGCTGATGATCGGCCGTCCCGAACTCGCGCTGATCGGGATCACCGTGCTGTGGGGCGCGACCTTCCTGATCGTGCATCATGCCATGCAGCAGAGCGGGCCGCTCTTCTTCGTGGGGATGCGCTTCGGCACGGCGGCGCTGCTCGCGCTGCCGCTCGCCTGGCCGGTGATGCGCGGCCTGACGGCGCGCGAACTGCTGGCCGGGTCGATGATCGGCCTTGGCATCTTCTGTGGCTACACGCTCCAGACCTGGGCGCTGCAGACCATATCCAGCAGCACATCGGCCTTCATCACCGCCGCCTATGTGCCGCTGGTGCCGATCCTCCAATGGGCGATATTGCGGCGGCGACCGCGCTGGACCAGCTGGGTCGGCGTCGCGCTGGCCTTTGCCGGCCTGATCCTGATCGCCGCCCCGCGCGAAGGGCTGTCGCTGGGCAAGGGCGAGGCGCTGACGCTCATCAGCACCTTGGCAATCGCGCTGGAAATCATCTTCATCAGCCTGTGGGCCGGCAAGGTCGACATTGCCCGCGTCACGCTGGTGCAACTGGCGGTCACGTCGCTGCTCGCCTTCGGCCTGATGGCGCCGATGGGTGAGGCGATCCCGCCCTTTTCCTGGACGGTGATCCTGTCGGCCTGTGGCCTGGGCGCGATGACGGCGCTGATCCAGTTCGTGATGAACTGGGCGCAGCGCACCGTATCGCCGACCCGCGCGACCCTGATCTATGCCGGCGAGCCGGTCTGGGCCGGGATATTGGGCCGGATCGCGGGCGACCGCCAGCCCGCCACGGCGCTGGCCGGCGCGCTGCTGATCATCGCCGCCGTGATCGTGAGCGAACTGAAGTTCGAGCGCCGGGGCAAGGACTGA
- a CDS encoding helix-turn-helix domain-containing protein, translating to MSNILHSQVEVPRPDVLSHVAGNIRRLRAAKGLSQDALASAAGVSRRMLVGIESGEANVSLSTLDRLAQALDVSFSHVVRAPDMPDNSRIDTLAWQGEDAHSRATLLGTVPAAREAELWTWSLAPGDRYPAEADAANWHEMLYVVEGVLTVEMDVGTRTIAAGDFLIFSSDRPYVFVNRGTDLLRFVRNVVF from the coding sequence ATGAGCAATATATTGCACAGTCAAGTCGAAGTCCCGCGCCCGGACGTTCTTTCCCATGTCGCGGGCAATATCCGCCGCTTGCGCGCCGCCAAGGGGCTGAGCCAGGATGCGCTGGCCAGCGCGGCCGGAGTCAGCCGACGCATGCTGGTCGGGATCGAGAGCGGGGAGGCCAATGTCAGCCTGTCGACGCTCGACCGGCTGGCGCAGGCGCTGGACGTCAGTTTCTCCCATGTCGTGCGCGCGCCCGACATGCCCGACAATAGCCGGATCGATACCCTCGCCTGGCAGGGCGAGGATGCGCATAGCCGCGCCACCCTGCTCGGCACCGTGCCCGCCGCGCGCGAGGCGGAGCTATGGACCTGGTCGCTGGCGCCGGGCGACCGCTACCCGGCCGAGGCGGACGCCGCCAACTGGCACGAGATGCTCTATGTGGTGGAAGGCGTTCTGACGGTCGAGATGGATGTCGGCACGCGCACGATCGCGGCGGGCGACTTCCTCATCTTCAGCAGCGACCGCCCCTATGTCTTCGTCAATCGCGGAACCGACCTGCTGCGCTTCGTGCGCAACGTGGTGTTTTAG
- a CDS encoding DMP19 family protein, with protein MQQDYWHMIEPFWEAINVDEDGEAYLVSVADIPTALVHLHAAHLAQSEICNGGFAQFFQNYGGVLAPEAAAGFAVMGMTSTAKILAEASQMLGTPYPRDWRARHTQLDAIPVEKFDRFDSQFYDLIETEADGFQCAANRFAQKLRQQGPA; from the coding sequence ATGCAACAAGATTACTGGCATATGATCGAGCCCTTCTGGGAAGCGATCAACGTTGATGAGGATGGGGAGGCCTATCTGGTAAGCGTTGCCGATATTCCGACCGCTCTCGTTCATTTGCATGCGGCCCATTTGGCGCAGTCGGAGATATGTAACGGGGGCTTTGCGCAGTTTTTCCAGAACTATGGCGGTGTTTTGGCGCCCGAGGCCGCCGCAGGTTTCGCCGTCATGGGGATGACTTCGACTGCAAAAATCCTTGCAGAGGCGAGCCAGATGTTAGGCACGCCCTATCCTAGAGACTGGCGGGCCAGACACACACAACTGGACGCCATACCAGTCGAAAAATTCGATCGGTTTGACTCACAGTTCTACGATCTTATCGAGACAGAAGCCGATGGCTTTCAATGTGCCGCAAACCGATTTGCGCAAAAGTTGAGGCAGCAAGGCCCTGCGTAG
- a CDS encoding MarR family winged helix-turn-helix transcriptional regulator has protein sequence MSVQAPSPSQIAPASPLFLREDEIRRGIEMLYFGYSALTRSIDEGLAAQGLGRAHHRALYFISRQPDLTVKDLLRLLAITKQSLGRVLNDLIERGYIETRPGSSDRRQKLLRLSPAGRALEAELFRALREKMAAAYAQAGQGSVTGFWRVMEGLIPDADRSMVFGLSGG, from the coding sequence ATGTCCGTCCAAGCCCCCTCGCCCAGCCAGATCGCACCGGCTTCGCCGCTGTTCCTGCGCGAGGACGAAATCCGGCGCGGCATCGAGATGCTCTATTTCGGCTATTCCGCGCTCACCCGCTCGATCGACGAGGGGCTGGCGGCGCAGGGGCTGGGCCGCGCCCACCACCGCGCCCTCTATTTCATCTCGCGCCAGCCCGACCTGACGGTGAAGGATCTGCTGCGCCTGCTGGCGATCACCAAGCAATCGCTCGGCCGGGTGCTCAATGACCTGATCGAGCGCGGCTATATCGAGACCCGGCCCGGCAGCAGCGACCGGCGGCAGAAACTGCTGCGCCTCAGCCCCGCCGGCCGCGCGCTGGAAGCCGAGCTTTTCCGCGCCCTGCGCGAGAAGATGGCGGCCGCCTATGCCCAGGCCGGACAGGGGTCCGTCACCGGTTTCTGGCGGGTGATGGAGGGTCTGATCCCCGATGCCGACCGGTCGATGGTGTTCGGCCTCAGCGGCGGCTGA
- a CDS encoding cobalamin biosynthesis protein CobG produces the protein MAAGDGLIVRVKPRLGRLSADDLAALGEAAIAHGNGLIDMTRRANLQIRGVRDESWRPLLDRLLDLGLVDRDARREGARMMMVAPDWRAGDDSHRIASQLLDRLDELPDLPGKMGFVIDAGAAPLLSGEAGDFRIERARDGGLILRAEGRAQGVPVDSGGEVDALLALARWFVESDGARAGRMARHDAPLPDWATGRAEAASPRPRLVPGAWDGGMAYGLSFGRIDARHLLDAPAMRLTPWRMLLAEGQVPGLSADAADTLMHVEACPGAPACPQASVETRDLARRLAPHVAGRLHVSGCAKGCACSMPADIVLTGRDGRYDLAFHARAGSAPDRPDLTATDLLAHFGAC, from the coding sequence ATGGCGGCGGGCGACGGGCTGATCGTGCGCGTGAAGCCGCGCCTCGGTCGTCTTTCGGCCGACGATCTGGCGGCGCTGGGCGAAGCGGCGATCGCCCATGGCAACGGCCTGATCGACATGACCCGGCGCGCCAATCTCCAGATCCGCGGCGTGCGCGACGAAAGCTGGCGCCCCTTGCTCGACCGCCTGCTCGACCTTGGCCTGGTGGACCGCGATGCCCGGCGCGAGGGCGCGCGCATGATGATGGTCGCGCCAGACTGGCGGGCGGGCGACGACAGCCATCGCATCGCCAGCCAGTTGCTTGATCGCCTGGACGAATTGCCGGACTTGCCGGGCAAGATGGGCTTCGTGATTGATGCCGGCGCCGCGCCGCTCCTGTCCGGCGAAGCGGGGGATTTTCGCATCGAGCGGGCGCGGGACGGCGGCCTGATCTTGCGTGCGGAGGGGCGGGCACAAGGCGTGCCGGTGGACAGCGGCGGCGAAGTGGATGCGCTGCTCGCGCTCGCCCGATGGTTCGTGGAGAGCGACGGCGCGCGCGCGGGGCGCATGGCCCGGCATGATGCGCCCCTGCCGGATTGGGCAACGGGCAGGGCAGAGGCCGCGTCGCCGCGCCCGCGACTGGTCCCCGGCGCATGGGATGGCGGCATGGCCTATGGTCTCTCGTTCGGTCGGATCGACGCGCGGCATCTTCTCGACGCGCCGGCCATGCGGCTGACCCCATGGCGCATGCTGCTGGCCGAAGGGCAGGTGCCCGGCCTGTCCGCCGACGCTGCCGATACGCTCATGCATGTGGAGGCCTGCCCCGGCGCACCTGCCTGTCCGCAGGCGAGCGTGGAGACCCGCGACCTCGCCCGCCGGCTGGCGCCCCATGTGGCGGGCCGCCTTCATGTCTCCGGCTGCGCCAAGGGCTGCGCCTGTTCGATGCCGGCCGACATCGTGCTGACGGGGCGGGACGGGCGCTACGACCTTGCCTTCCATGCCCGCGCAGGATCGGCGCCCGACCGTCCTGACCTCACCGCCACCGACCTTCTTGCCCATTTCGGAGCCTGTTGA
- a CDS encoding precorrin-8X methylmutase — protein MPHDYERDGAAIYRQSFATIRAEADLGRFAAEEEPVAVRMIHAAGMVDLAGHIRFSPGFAAAARQALAAGAPVLCDARMVSEGVTRARLPADNAVLCTLHEIAVPDMARAMGNTRSAAALELWRPHLAGALVAIGNAPTALFHLLDMLEDPACPRPAAIIGCPVGFVGAAESKAALWAAQPVPCCVVDGRLGGSAITVAAINALASRAE, from the coding sequence ATGCCCCATGATTATGAGAGGGACGGCGCGGCAATCTATCGCCAGTCCTTCGCCACCATCCGCGCCGAAGCCGACCTCGGGCGCTTTGCTGCCGAGGAGGAGCCGGTCGCCGTGCGCATGATCCATGCTGCGGGCATGGTGGACCTTGCGGGCCATATCCGCTTTTCGCCGGGCTTTGCAGCGGCGGCGCGGCAGGCCCTGGCCGCAGGGGCGCCGGTGCTGTGCGATGCGCGCATGGTGTCGGAAGGGGTCACGCGCGCGCGACTGCCCGCCGACAATGCCGTGCTCTGCACCTTGCACGAGATCGCCGTGCCGGACATGGCGCGGGCGATGGGCAATACCCGGTCCGCCGCCGCGCTGGAACTGTGGCGGCCGCATCTTGCCGGGGCACTGGTTGCCATCGGCAATGCGCCCACGGCGCTGTTCCACCTGCTCGACATGCTGGAGGATCCGGCCTGTCCGCGCCCCGCGGCGATCATCGGCTGCCCGGTCGGCTTCGTCGGCGCGGCGGAATCCAAGGCGGCACTGTGGGCGGCGCAGCCCGTGCCCTGCTGCGTCGTCGACGGCCGGCTGGGTGGCAGCGCAATCACGGTTGCGGCGATCAACGCGCTGGCGAGCCGCGCGGAATGA
- the cobI gene encoding precorrin-2 C(20)-methyltransferase produces the protein MSGTVYGVGLGPGAQDLLSVRADRLVRGGRHVAYFRKAGRPGQARRIAQGMLRDDAIELAMEYPVTTEIPVTDPRYNDCLAAFYADCTGRLLAIAEAGEDVVVLCEGDPFFYGSFMHLHSRLSGLVPVEVVPGIMGMSGAWNATGLPITWGDDVLTVAMATLPEEELVRRIRDTDALVVMKIGRHLAKLRRAVAAAGRSDEAWLVEHAAMPEQRVTRLADVDRVTPYFSILLIHGQGRRP, from the coding sequence ATGAGCGGCACCGTCTATGGCGTGGGCCTTGGCCCCGGCGCGCAGGACTTGCTGAGCGTGCGCGCCGACCGGCTGGTGCGGGGGGGACGGCATGTCGCCTATTTCCGCAAGGCCGGCCGACCGGGGCAGGCGCGCCGCATCGCGCAGGGCATGTTGCGGGACGATGCAATCGAACTGGCGATGGAATATCCGGTGACGACCGAAATTCCGGTCACCGATCCGCGCTATAACGACTGCCTTGCCGCCTTCTATGCCGACTGCACCGGCCGGCTGCTGGCGATCGCGGAGGCGGGGGAGGATGTGGTCGTCTTGTGCGAGGGCGATCCCTTTTTCTACGGCTCCTTCATGCATTTGCACAGTCGGCTGTCGGGGCTGGTCCCGGTCGAAGTGGTCCCCGGCATCATGGGCATGTCGGGGGCGTGGAATGCGACCGGCCTGCCGATCACCTGGGGGGACGATGTGCTGACCGTGGCGATGGCAACCCTGCCGGAAGAGGAACTGGTCCGCCGCATCCGCGATACCGACGCGCTGGTGGTGATGAAGATCGGCCGGCACCTCGCCAAGCTGCGCCGTGCGGTGGCGGCGGCCGGGCGCAGCGATGAAGCATGGCTGGTCGAACATGCCGCCATGCCGGAACAGCGCGTGACCCGGCTGGCCGATGTCGACAGGGTCACGCCCTATTTCTCGATCCTGCTGATCCACGGACAGGGGCGCCGGCCATGA
- the cobJ gene encoding precorrin-3B C(17)-methyltransferase produces the protein MSFAAAEGGWIAIAGLGPGDEALVTPEVDAALAAATDVVGYIPYVARVAPRAGLMLHPSDNREELDRAAHALDLAAQGRRVVVVSSGDPGVFAMASALFEALEAGPAPWRDIDIRVLPGITAMLAAAARAGAPLGHDFCAINLSDNLKPWSLIEKRLRLAAEADFAMAFYNPRSASRPEGFVRTLALLRELCGDARPILFARAVTTAQETLHIVPLGQARADMADMRTMVIVGSSRTRIIERPRGPILYTPRGIPDEAAG, from the coding sequence ATGAGTTTCGCGGCGGCAGAGGGGGGCTGGATCGCGATCGCGGGGCTCGGGCCGGGGGACGAGGCGCTGGTGACGCCGGAGGTCGACGCCGCGCTGGCTGCCGCGACCGACGTGGTGGGCTATATCCCCTATGTCGCGCGGGTCGCGCCGCGCGCGGGGCTGATGTTGCATCCTTCGGACAATCGGGAGGAGCTGGACCGGGCGGCCCATGCGCTCGACCTGGCGGCGCAGGGGCGGCGGGTCGTCGTCGTCTCCTCGGGCGATCCGGGCGTCTTTGCCATGGCGTCCGCCCTGTTCGAGGCGCTGGAGGCCGGCCCCGCTCCCTGGCGCGACATCGACATTCGCGTGCTGCCCGGCATCACCGCGATGCTGGCTGCTGCGGCGCGTGCGGGCGCGCCGCTTGGCCATGATTTCTGTGCGATCAACCTGTCGGACAATCTCAAGCCCTGGTCCCTGATCGAAAAGCGGCTGCGGCTGGCGGCGGAGGCGGATTTCGCCATGGCCTTCTACAATCCCCGGTCGGCGTCGCGGCCGGAAGGGTTCGTGCGCACGCTGGCGCTGTTGCGGGAACTTTGTGGCGACGCGCGCCCGATCCTCTTTGCCCGCGCCGTCACCACCGCGCAGGAGACATTGCATATCGTGCCGCTGGGGCAGGCGCGCGCGGACATGGCGGACATGCGCACCATGGTGATCGTCGGGTCGAGCCGGACCCGCATCATCGAGCGGCCGCGCGGGCCGATCCTCTACACGCCGCGCGGCATCCCCGACGAGGCGGCGGGATGA
- a CDS encoding cobalt-precorrin-6A reductase, which produces MPNILLLGGTTEASALAALLAARGMRATFSYAGRTASPRAQPLPMRVGGFGGVAGLVAHLRAEGITHLVDATHPFAATMSAHAVAAAHGAGIAHAALTRAPWTPVPGDRWTAVPDMAAAVAALDGPPQRIMLALGRMHVEDFAAQPQHHYLLRFVDAPDAPPPLPDHALIVDRGPFTVADDTSLLRDHRIDLIVAKNAGGTGAAAKLDAARALGLRVLMIDRPPLPDRREFHRPEDVLDWIAHPAASSGMPRGV; this is translated from the coding sequence ATGCCCAATATCCTGCTGCTGGGCGGCACGACGGAGGCAAGCGCGCTGGCGGCCTTGCTGGCAGCGCGCGGCATGCGCGCGACCTTCAGCTATGCCGGACGCACGGCCAGCCCGCGGGCACAGCCCCTGCCCATGCGGGTCGGCGGCTTTGGCGGGGTGGCGGGGCTGGTCGCGCATTTGCGCGCGGAAGGCATCACCCATCTGGTCGACGCCACCCACCCCTTTGCCGCGACGATGAGCGCCCATGCAGTGGCGGCTGCGCATGGGGCGGGGATCGCCCATGCCGCGCTGACCCGCGCGCCCTGGACGCCCGTCCCCGGCGATCGCTGGACCGCGGTGCCGGACATGGCAGCGGCGGTGGCCGCACTCGACGGCCCGCCTCAGCGGATCATGCTGGCCCTGGGGCGCATGCATGTGGAGGACTTCGCCGCCCAGCCCCAGCATCATTATCTGCTGCGCTTCGTGGATGCGCCGGATGCGCCGCCGCCCCTGCCCGATCATGCCCTTATCGTGGATCGCGGCCCGTTCACGGTGGCGGACGACACAAGCCTGCTGCGGGATCATCGCATCGACCTGATCGTCGCCAAGAATGCCGGTGGCACGGGCGCAGCCGCCAAGCTGGACGCCGCGCGTGCGCTGGGCCTGCGCGTGCTGATGATCGACCGCCCCCCGCTGCCCGACCGGCGGGAATTCCACCGGCCCGAGGATGTGCTCGACTGGATCGCTCATCCCGCCGCCTCGTCGGGGATGCCGCGCGGCGTGTAG
- the cbiE gene encoding precorrin-6y C5,15-methyltransferase (decarboxylating) subunit CbiE: MDDMNSPPWLTIVGIGEDGMDGLSAASRAALAAADLVMGPARHLALLGGISAPMVEWPVPFADGIARLLAHRGRAVVVLASGDPFWFGAGSSIARHLAAHEWCAHPAPSTFGLAAARLGWAIQDVACLGLHAAPLDRLRPHLAPGARALVLLRDGAAVAGLGAWLSARGFGASRLHVLERLGGPRERIRSIEAEATIPADIAHPVAVGLEVAGDGPVLTVASGRPDALFDHDGQITKAPVRALTLSALAPRPGDYLWDIGAGSGSIAIEWLLAHPANRACAVEADPARADRARANARALGVDRLELMIGRAPDVLPDGPMPQAVFIGGGLSQVLLERLEALLPPGTRLVANAVTLESEALLALWHGRRGGSLLRIELADAAPLGNRHGWRSRYPVVQWSVTL, translated from the coding sequence ATGGATGACATGAATTCTCCCCCCTGGTTGACGATCGTCGGCATCGGCGAGGACGGGATGGACGGCCTATCTGCGGCAAGCCGCGCGGCACTGGCGGCGGCGGACCTGGTCATGGGGCCGGCCCGGCACCTCGCGCTGCTGGGCGGGATTAGCGCGCCGATGGTCGAATGGCCAGTGCCCTTCGCGGACGGGATCGCGCGGTTGCTGGCGCATCGTGGGCGGGCGGTGGTGGTGCTGGCGTCGGGCGACCCCTTCTGGTTCGGCGCGGGCAGCAGCATCGCGCGCCATCTGGCGGCCCATGAATGGTGCGCGCATCCCGCGCCCTCCACCTTCGGGCTGGCGGCGGCGCGGCTGGGCTGGGCGATACAGGATGTCGCGTGCCTTGGCCTGCATGCCGCGCCGCTGGATCGGTTGCGTCCGCACCTCGCGCCGGGTGCGCGGGCGCTGGTGCTGCTGCGCGACGGGGCGGCGGTGGCGGGGCTTGGCGCCTGGTTGTCGGCCAGGGGATTTGGCGCGTCGCGCCTCCATGTCCTGGAACGCCTCGGCGGCCCGCGCGAACGGATCCGGTCGATCGAGGCCGAGGCGACGATACCGGCCGACATCGCCCATCCCGTGGCGGTCGGGCTGGAGGTCGCCGGTGACGGTCCCGTCCTGACCGTCGCCAGCGGTCGTCCCGACGCGCTGTTCGACCATGACGGACAGATCACCAAGGCGCCGGTGCGCGCCCTGACCCTGTCGGCGCTGGCGCCCCGGCCGGGGGACTATCTGTGGGACATTGGCGCGGGGTCGGGATCGATCGCGATTGAATGGCTGCTGGCCCATCCCGCCAATCGCGCCTGCGCGGTGGAGGCCGATCCGGCCCGTGCGGATCGCGCCCGCGCCAATGCCCGTGCGCTGGGCGTGGATCGGCTGGAACTGATGATCGGTCGCGCGCCGGACGTGCTGCCTGATGGTCCGATGCCGCAGGCGGTCTTCATCGGTGGCGGTCTGTCGCAGGTGCTGCTGGAACGGCTGGAGGCGCTGCTGCCACCCGGCACGCGGCTGGTCGCCAATGCCGTGACATTGGAGTCGGAGGCGCTGCTGGCGCTCTGGCACGGGCGGCGGGGCGGCAGCCTGCTGCGGATCGAACTGGCCGACGCCGCGCCGCTCGGCAATCGCCATGGCTGGCGGTCGCGCTATCCGGTGGTGCAGTGGAGCGTCACGCTATGA
- a CDS encoding cobalamin biosynthesis protein: MIVAGFGFRAGATTASLRAALAAAGGGRDVTHLATPADKAGGLAELAAQLALPLIPIAADRLASLPTITRSPASLAARGTGSVAEACALAGAGEGARLRAARSLSPDRMATCAIAQGASS, from the coding sequence ATGATCGTCGCGGGCTTCGGCTTCCGTGCCGGCGCGACCACCGCGTCCCTGCGGGCGGCGCTGGCGGCGGCCGGCGGCGGACGGGATGTCACCCATCTCGCCACCCCGGCGGACAAGGCCGGGGGACTGGCGGAACTCGCCGCGCAACTGGCGCTGCCACTCATCCCCATCGCCGCCGATCGCCTCGCATCCCTGCCCACCATCACCCGCTCGCCGGCCTCGCTGGCCGCGCGCGGCACCGGCAGCGTCGCCGAGGCCTGCGCCCTGGCCGGCGCGGGGGAAGGCGCCCGCCTGCGCGCCGCCCGCAGCCTTTCCCCCGATCGCATGGCGACCTGCGCCATCGCCCAAGGAGCATCATCATGA